The genomic region CGAGTCGGCCTCCGGTATCGCCGAGGGGGCGCGCACTGGCCTCGCGAACGTGGTGACCGGCGTGCTGTTCCTGCTGGCGATGTTCTTCACGCCGCTCTACCAGGTCGTGCCGATCGAGGCGGCCGCACCGGCGTTGGTGATCGTCGGCGCGCTGATGATGATGCAGATCCGCGAGATCGACTTCAGCGACTTCACGGTGGCGCTGCCCGCGTTCCTCACGATCGTGGTCATGCCGTTCACCTACTCGATCGCGAACGGCATCGGCGCGGGCTTCGTCAGCTACGTGCTGCTCAAGGCCCTCACCGGCCGGGCCCGCGGTGTCCACCCGCTGATGTGGGTCGTGGCCGCCGCGTTCGTCGTCTACTTCGCACTCGGCCCGATCCAGGGCCTGCTGGACTGACGTTCGGCGAGAAACTATTTCGTGAGTTATGCTAACTACGTGGCGAACGAACCGCACGGCCTGGCGAGCAGGCTTCGGCTTGCCGTCGTCCGCCTCAACCGCCGGCTGCGAGCCCAGCGCACCAACTCGTCGGTGTCGCTGACCCAGGTGTCCGCGCTGTCCACACTGCACAAGTGCGGCCCGCTGACGCCGGGCGAGCTCGCCGCCAAGGAAGGCGTGCAACCGCCGTCGATGACGCGGGTCATCGCCGCGCTGGAGGAGTTCGGCTTCGCCACGCGCAGCCCGCACCCCACCGACGGCCGTCAAGCCATCGTCGAGCTGACCGGCGAAGGCTTGTCGTACCTCGAGGACGAGATCACCGCGCGCGAGGCGTGGCTGGACAAGCGGCTGGCGGAGCTCCCCCAGGAGGAACGGGAGCTGCTCTCCAAGGCCGCCGAGATCATCGACAGGATGGCGGGGCAGTAAGGACGTGTCGGGTTACGCGGGTGGTGGAGCGGAGACTTCGTCACCTCGGCGTACCGGAATGTTCTCTTCGCTTCGCATACACAACTACCGCCTCTACGCCTCCGGGCAGATCATCTCGCTGGTCGGCGTCTGGATGCAGCGCGTCGCCCAGGACTGGCTGGTCCTGGAGCTGACCAACGGCTCCGCCGTCGCCTTGGGCATCGCGGCGTCGTTGCAGTTCCTGCCGGTTCTGCTGCTGTCGATGTGGGGCGGCGTGCTCGCGGACCGCCTGGACAAGCGGCGGCTGTTGCTGTGGCTGGAGTCGGCGCTCGGTGTCTGCGCGTTGGCCTTGGGGCTGTTGGACGTCTCCGGCGTCGTCGAGCTGTGGCACGTATATGTGCTGTGCTTCCTGCTCGGGTGCTTCTCGGCGGTCGAGACGCCGGTGCGGCAGTCGTTCGTCGTGGAGATGGTCGGCCGGTCGTCCCTGACCAACGCCGTGGCCCTGAACTCGATGATGTTCAACCTGGCGCGGATCATCGGGCCCGCTGTCGCCGGCCTGGCCATCGTGGCGATCGGGACCGGGTGGGTGTTCATCGCGAACGCCGTCAGCTTCGTCGGTGTGGTGCTCGGCGTGTGGCTGATGCGCACCACGGAGCTGCTGCGCTCGGATCCGGTGCCGCGGGCGAAGGGGCAGCTGCTGTCCGGGCTGCGTTATGTGCGCGGGCGGCCGGACCTCATGACCGTGATGCTGCTGGTCTTCTTCATCTCGACGTTCGGGT from Lentzea guizhouensis harbors:
- a CDS encoding MarR family winged helix-turn-helix transcriptional regulator, with the protein product MANEPHGLASRLRLAVVRLNRRLRAQRTNSSVSLTQVSALSTLHKCGPLTPGELAAKEGVQPPSMTRVIAALEEFGFATRSPHPTDGRQAIVELTGEGLSYLEDEITAREAWLDKRLAELPQEERELLSKAAEIIDRMAGQ
- a CDS encoding MFS transporter, encoding MFSSLRIHNYRLYASGQIISLVGVWMQRVAQDWLVLELTNGSAVALGIAASLQFLPVLLLSMWGGVLADRLDKRRLLLWLESALGVCALALGLLDVSGVVELWHVYVLCFLLGCFSAVETPVRQSFVVEMVGRSSLTNAVALNSMMFNLARIIGPAVAGLAIVAIGTGWVFIANAVSFVGVVLGVWLMRTTELLRSDPVPRAKGQLLSGLRYVRGRPDLMTVMLLVFFISTFGFNFYLTLAIMARNVFGGDADAYGLLSTLIAVGTLAGATWAARRKTPRMSVFIGSGVVFGVLEVVSGLMPTMLLTGLMMIPVGVAMMTFNTTANATIQLAVEPEMRGRVMGIYMLVFLGGNPVGGPLMGWLGEVNGRAPIIVGGVVSVLVTVTAWVILVRRGDIGRPRLRRRGRNIAAEPAETADAAV